One window of Streptomyces sp. NBC_00273 genomic DNA carries:
- a CDS encoding WcaF family extracellular polysaccharide biosynthesis acetyltransferase, with product MRDLPSFTLAGYDKGRGLLTQALWFAVMNTLFMSWFCPARVRVALLRAFGAKIGEGVLIRHRVRVLWPWKLDVGDHTWIGEGAWLLNLEPVTIGANVCVSQEAMLCTGSHDHRAADFRYRNAPIVVEDGAWVAVRATVLAGVTVGRCAVAGAGAVVHKDLPELTLQTQDGHRRPVEEPK from the coding sequence TTGCGGGATCTTCCTTCCTTCACGTTGGCCGGGTACGACAAGGGCCGCGGGCTGCTGACGCAGGCGCTCTGGTTCGCCGTGATGAACACCCTGTTCATGAGCTGGTTCTGTCCCGCGCGGGTGCGGGTGGCGCTGCTGCGGGCCTTCGGCGCGAAGATCGGTGAGGGCGTGCTGATCCGGCACCGGGTACGGGTGCTGTGGCCGTGGAAGCTCGACGTCGGGGACCACACCTGGATAGGCGAGGGCGCCTGGCTGCTGAACCTGGAGCCGGTGACCATCGGGGCGAACGTGTGCGTCTCGCAGGAAGCCATGCTCTGCACCGGCTCGCACGACCACCGGGCCGCCGACTTCCGCTACCGCAACGCCCCGATCGTGGTCGAGGACGGCGCGTGGGTGGCGGTACGGGCGACCGTGCTCGCCGGGGTCACGGTGGGCCGCTGCGCGGTCGCCGGAGCCGGCGCCGTGGTCCACAAGGACCTGCCCGAGCTGACCCTGCAGACCCAGGACGGGCACCGCCGCCCGGTGGAGGAGCCCAAGTGA